From Leptolyngbya sp. KIOST-1, one genomic window encodes:
- a CDS encoding NB-ARC domain-containing protein: MTAADALALVERLLAARGARGLNAIQATLLRQTWSDRTYQAMALELGYEVGYVKQIGSDLWQSLSDTLGEKVTKRNLREVLARQQRTLLADVGLALQPPNLGRCRDWGDAATATPFYGRTEELEQLQRWVLGDPAAQGQGQRCRLVGLFGMGGMGKTTLAVKLAQQLQDHFEVVIWRSLRHAPRVEDLLRDLLGVLVPGADTAATDFANSFDGLLRSLLDQLRQRRCLLVLDNGETILQPRDRTGTYQPGYETYGQLFYSLGSTDHQSTLLLTSREKLREIAQQEGAALPIRSLRLKGLPPPVGQSIFQARGQFSGTPTDWQHLVNHYAGNPLALKMVAAVVQDFFDGQLGPFVQILAQGDSVFGDIRDLLAHQFDRLSPLEQQIMAWLAIHREPMTLAQVRSHLVDPLALGDVIEALTSLERRSLIERDAPRATSPRSTRFTLQPVVMEYITDWLVEQVSQAILAEPTTVPSPLHTHALILAQTKDYLRDSQTRLILQPVLDRLRLRPQDLACRLRHHLAAWRGQNLPGYACGNLINLLHQAKISLAGWDFSHQTVWQAYLQDSTLHQTNFAQADLARSVFKDTFSQVLAIAFSPDGQLLAASDVSYEIHLWRVSDAQPVLTLCAQDGWCWAVAFSPNNQTLASSANGTIDLWNLSTGDRYGQLKDSSSRVFSLAFSPDGRWLASGCEDHQIRVWDLRSGTLVHRLRGHTDEVRSVAFSPQGYLGGGLTPSAHTTPYHLASGSYDGTLRLWSLASGDSTVLATGSPVWSVAVHPVNGHTLATGHQDGTIGLWDGATQTRVRSLRGHTQAVRSIAFSPDGCLLASGGDDQTLRLWNWQSGQVDWVLKGHSSWISNVAFSPVRGGSTEAIGYTLASASEDQSVRLWDSQTHQALRVLRGHSSGVWSVALHPQGNYLVSGGQDRQVRLWSLAEQAAPRAFSGHDGWVFAVAISPDGRWIASGGEDRTVRLWDSDSGTCQTTWAVHSHEVWALAFCPRSDCLASGSLDGTIRLWDPVSRSGRGVLTGHSSGVWTLAVSPDGRRLASGSQDQTVRLWDLDRQTCLQTLPCEGSWVRGLAFSPDGRFLSSGGSNGYVMLWDLKLGHRTVIGTHPSLVLAVAFSPDGQWLASCGGDATIKLWHLPSRRCHQTLSGHDKWVRYITFSADGDRLISCSQDETIQVWGKLVTPDGFIYCHQQTLRVPRPYEGLVITGATGLTEAQKSALMTLGASETLPLENSAAAPATQSVGSGIPLPGQSEKA, translated from the coding sequence ATGACCGCCGCCGACGCCCTAGCCCTGGTTGAGCGATTACTGGCCGCCCGTGGGGCGAGGGGCTTAAACGCGATTCAGGCCACCCTGCTCCGGCAGACCTGGAGCGATCGCACCTACCAGGCCATGGCCCTGGAGCTGGGCTACGAGGTGGGCTACGTCAAGCAAATTGGCTCCGACCTCTGGCAGAGCCTATCTGACACCCTGGGCGAAAAGGTGACCAAACGCAACCTGCGGGAGGTGCTGGCCCGCCAGCAGAGGACGTTACTGGCAGACGTTGGCTTGGCCTTACAACCACCCAACCTGGGCCGCTGCCGCGACTGGGGCGATGCCGCCACCGCCACCCCTTTCTACGGGCGCACCGAGGAACTGGAGCAGCTCCAGCGCTGGGTGCTCGGCGATCCGGCGGCCCAGGGGCAGGGCCAGCGCTGTCGGCTGGTGGGGCTGTTTGGCATGGGCGGCATGGGCAAAACCACCCTGGCGGTCAAACTGGCCCAGCAGCTGCAAGACCACTTCGAGGTGGTGATCTGGCGATCGCTGCGCCATGCTCCCCGGGTTGAGGACCTGCTGCGAGACCTGCTGGGGGTGCTGGTGCCGGGGGCCGATACCGCCGCTACCGACTTTGCCAACTCCTTTGATGGGCTGCTGCGATCGCTGCTCGACCAGCTGCGCCAGCGCCGCTGTTTGCTGGTGCTCGACAACGGCGAAACGATTTTGCAGCCCCGCGATCGCACCGGCACCTACCAGCCCGGCTACGAAACCTACGGCCAGCTGTTCTACAGCCTGGGTAGCACCGACCACCAGAGCACCCTCCTGCTCACCAGCCGCGAAAAGCTCAGGGAAATTGCCCAGCAGGAAGGGGCGGCCCTGCCGATTCGATCGCTGCGGCTGAAGGGGCTACCGCCCCCGGTGGGGCAGTCGATCTTTCAGGCCCGGGGCCAGTTTAGCGGCACGCCCACCGACTGGCAGCACCTGGTCAACCACTACGCGGGTAACCCCCTGGCCCTCAAGATGGTGGCCGCCGTCGTACAGGACTTTTTTGACGGGCAGCTGGGGCCGTTTGTGCAGATTCTGGCCCAGGGGGACTCGGTGTTTGGCGACATTCGCGACCTCTTGGCCCACCAGTTTGACCGCCTCTCGCCGCTGGAGCAGCAGATCATGGCCTGGCTGGCCATCCACCGCGAGCCGATGACCCTGGCCCAGGTGCGATCGCACCTGGTTGATCCCCTGGCCCTGGGTGATGTGATCGAAGCCCTGACCAGCCTGGAGCGGCGATCGCTGATCGAGCGCGATGCCCCCAGGGCGACCAGCCCCCGCAGCACCCGCTTCACCCTCCAGCCTGTGGTGATGGAATACATCACCGACTGGCTGGTGGAGCAGGTCAGCCAGGCCATTCTGGCTGAGCCCACCACTGTCCCCAGCCCGCTGCACACCCACGCCCTGATTTTGGCCCAGACCAAAGACTACCTGCGCGACAGCCAGACCCGGCTGATTTTGCAGCCAGTGCTCGATCGGCTGCGGCTGCGACCCCAGGATCTGGCCTGCCGCCTGCGCCACCACCTGGCGGCCTGGCGCGGGCAAAACCTACCCGGCTACGCCTGCGGCAACCTGATCAACCTGCTCCACCAGGCCAAGATTTCCCTGGCGGGCTGGGATTTTTCTCACCAGACCGTGTGGCAGGCCTACCTGCAGGACAGCACCCTGCACCAGACCAACTTTGCCCAGGCCGACCTGGCTAGGTCGGTGTTTAAAGACACCTTTAGCCAGGTGCTGGCGATCGCCTTTAGCCCCGATGGTCAGCTGCTGGCCGCCAGCGACGTCAGCTACGAAATCCACCTGTGGCGGGTCAGCGATGCCCAGCCCGTGCTCACCCTGTGTGCCCAGGACGGCTGGTGCTGGGCGGTGGCCTTTAGCCCCAACAACCAGACCCTGGCCAGCAGCGCCAACGGCACCATCGACCTGTGGAACCTCAGCACGGGCGATCGCTACGGCCAGCTCAAGGACTCCTCCAGCCGGGTGTTCTCGCTGGCCTTTAGCCCCGACGGGCGCTGGTTGGCCAGCGGCTGCGAAGACCACCAGATCCGAGTTTGGGACCTTCGCAGCGGCACCCTGGTTCACCGACTCAGGGGCCACACCGACGAGGTGCGATCGGTGGCGTTTTCGCCCCAGGGCTACCTCGGCGGCGGACTGACCCCCAGCGCCCACACCACCCCCTACCACTTAGCCAGCGGCAGCTACGACGGCACTCTGCGCCTGTGGAGCCTGGCCAGCGGCGACAGCACCGTTCTGGCCACCGGCTCCCCCGTCTGGTCGGTGGCCGTTCACCCGGTCAACGGCCATACCCTGGCCACCGGGCACCAGGACGGCACCATTGGCCTCTGGGACGGGGCGACCCAGACCCGGGTGCGATCGCTCCGAGGCCATACTCAGGCGGTGCGATCGATCGCCTTTAGCCCCGATGGCTGCCTGCTGGCCAGCGGCGGCGACGACCAGACCCTGCGCCTGTGGAACTGGCAGAGCGGGCAGGTGGACTGGGTGCTGAAGGGCCATAGCAGCTGGATCTCCAATGTCGCCTTTAGCCCCGTTCGCGGTGGCTCGACCGAAGCGATCGGCTACACCCTGGCCAGCGCCAGCGAAGATCAGTCCGTGCGCCTGTGGGATAGCCAGACCCACCAGGCCCTGCGGGTGCTGCGCGGCCACAGCAGCGGGGTGTGGTCAGTGGCCCTGCATCCCCAGGGGAACTACCTGGTCAGCGGCGGCCAGGATCGCCAGGTGCGGCTCTGGTCCCTGGCCGAGCAGGCTGCCCCCAGGGCATTTTCAGGCCACGACGGTTGGGTGTTTGCGGTGGCCATCAGCCCCGATGGTCGCTGGATTGCCAGCGGTGGAGAAGACCGCACCGTGCGCCTCTGGGATAGCGACAGCGGTACTTGCCAGACCACCTGGGCCGTCCACAGCCACGAGGTCTGGGCGCTGGCCTTTTGCCCCCGGAGCGACTGCTTGGCCAGCGGCAGCCTCGATGGCACCATTCGCCTCTGGGACCCAGTTAGTCGGTCTGGTCGGGGCGTTTTGACCGGCCACAGCAGCGGGGTCTGGACCCTGGCCGTCAGCCCGGACGGACGCCGCCTGGCCAGCGGCAGCCAGGATCAAACCGTGCGCCTGTGGGACTTGGATCGCCAAACCTGTCTACAAACCCTGCCCTGCGAGGGCAGCTGGGTGCGGGGACTGGCCTTTAGCCCCGACGGCCGGTTTCTCTCCAGCGGCGGGTCCAACGGCTACGTCATGCTGTGGGACTTGAAGCTGGGCCACCGCACCGTCATCGGCACCCACCCCAGCCTGGTGCTGGCCGTGGCCTTTAGCCCCGATGGCCAGTGGCTGGCCAGCTGCGGCGGCGACGCCACCATTAAACTCTGGCACCTGCCCAGCCGCCGCTGCCATCAAACCCTCTCCGGCCACGATAAGTGGGTGCGCTACATTACCTTCAGCGCCGACGGCGATCGCCTGATCAGCTGCAGTCAGGACGAAACCATCCAGGTCTGGGGCAAACTCGTGACTCCAGACGGGTTCATTTATTGTCATCAGCAAACCCTGCGGGTGCCCCGCCCCTACGAAGGCCTGGTGATCACGGGCGCAACAGGGCTTACGGAAGCCCAAAAATCTGCCTTAATGACCCTAGGGGCCAGCGAAACCCTCCCCCTGGAAAACAGCGCTGCTGCACCCGCTACGCAGTCCGTCGGTAGCGGTATACCTCTACCCGGGCAGTCGGAGAAGGCGTAG
- the sipA gene encoding regulatory protein SipA translates to MSSEFTIGDRVRLIALPSYFKTADPMPMLRPADTLPLGAEGLVQSRRPGGYWGVKFAKGAFLLDSQYLERIEAPADEATGASQ, encoded by the coding sequence ATGTCATCTGAATTTACCATCGGCGATCGGGTGCGCCTGATTGCCCTGCCGTCTTACTTCAAAACCGCCGACCCCATGCCCATGCTGCGCCCCGCCGACACGCTGCCCCTGGGGGCCGAGGGCCTGGTCCAGAGCCGCCGCCCTGGCGGCTACTGGGGGGTGAAGTTTGCCAAAGGGGCGTTTTTGCTCGACAGCCAGTACCTGGAGCGCATAGAAGCCCCGGCAGACGAGGCTACCGGGGCTTCTCAGTGA
- the psbC gene encoding photosystem II reaction center protein CP43, translated as MVTLSSNSYIAGRDQESTGFAWWSGNARLINLSGKLLGAHVAHAGLIVFWTGAMTLFEVAHFVPDKPLYEQGFILLPHLATLGWGVGPGGEVINTYPYFVVGVLHLISSAVLGLGGIYHALRGPEVLEEYSSFFGYDWKDKNQMTNIIGYHLILLGCGALLLVLKACVFGGVYDTWAPGGGDVRIITNPTLNPAVIFGYLLGSPFGGDGWIIGVNNMEDIIGGHIWVGLICIGGGIFHILTKPFGWARRALIWSGEAYLSYSLGALSLMGFIASCYVWFNNTAYPSEFYGPTNAESSQAQAMTFLVRDMRLGANIGAAQGPTGLGKYLMRSPTGEIIFGGETMRFWDFQGPWLEPLRGPNGLDLDKLTNDIQDWQVRRAAEYMTHAPNASINSVGGVITEINSVNFVNPRQWLSTSHFVLGFFFLIGHLWHAGRARAAEAGFEKGIDREAEPVLAMGDLD; from the coding sequence GTGGTAACGCTCTCTAGCAACTCGTACATTGCAGGGCGCGACCAGGAATCCACCGGCTTTGCCTGGTGGTCTGGTAACGCTCGACTGATCAACCTATCCGGCAAGCTGCTGGGGGCCCACGTGGCCCACGCTGGTCTGATTGTGTTCTGGACAGGGGCTATGACCCTGTTTGAAGTCGCTCACTTTGTTCCCGACAAGCCTCTATATGAGCAGGGCTTCATTCTGCTACCCCACCTGGCTACGCTGGGTTGGGGGGTAGGGCCTGGTGGTGAAGTCATCAACACCTATCCCTACTTCGTCGTTGGTGTACTGCACCTGATTTCCTCGGCAGTGCTGGGGTTGGGCGGTATCTACCACGCCCTGCGCGGCCCCGAAGTCCTGGAAGAGTACTCTTCCTTCTTCGGCTACGACTGGAAAGACAAGAACCAGATGACCAACATCATCGGCTACCACCTGATCCTGCTGGGTTGTGGTGCGCTGCTGCTGGTGCTGAAGGCCTGCGTTTTTGGCGGTGTCTACGACACCTGGGCCCCGGGCGGTGGCGATGTGCGCATCATCACCAACCCGACCCTGAACCCCGCCGTGATCTTCGGCTACCTGCTAGGCTCTCCCTTTGGTGGCGACGGCTGGATCATCGGTGTCAACAACATGGAAGACATCATCGGCGGCCACATCTGGGTTGGCCTGATCTGCATCGGCGGTGGGATTTTCCACATTCTGACCAAGCCCTTTGGCTGGGCCCGCCGTGCCCTGATCTGGTCTGGTGAAGCCTACCTGTCCTACAGCCTGGGCGCTCTGTCCCTGATGGGCTTCATCGCCTCCTGCTACGTGTGGTTCAACAACACCGCCTACCCCTCTGAGTTCTACGGCCCCACCAACGCCGAGTCCTCCCAGGCTCAGGCGATGACCTTCCTGGTGCGCGACATGCGCCTGGGTGCCAACATCGGTGCCGCCCAAGGCCCCACCGGTCTGGGTAAGTACCTGATGCGCTCTCCCACCGGTGAGATCATCTTCGGCGGTGAAACCATGCGCTTCTGGGACTTCCAGGGCCCCTGGCTGGAGCCCCTGCGTGGCCCCAACGGCCTTGACCTGGACAAGCTCACCAACGACATCCAGGACTGGCAGGTGCGTCGTGCGGCTGAGTACATGACCCACGCGCCCAACGCCTCCATCAACTCGGTGGGCGGCGTGATCACCGAAATCAACTCGGTGAACTTTGTGAACCCCCGCCAGTGGTTGTCCACCTCTCACTTTGTGCTGGGCTTCTTCTTCCTGATTGGTCACCTCTGGCATGCTGGCCGCGCCCGTGCGGCTGAGGCAGGCTTCGAGAAAGGGATCGATCGCGAAGCTGAACCCGTGCTCGCTATGGGCGACCTCGACTAA
- the psbD gene encoding photosystem II D2 protein (photosystem q(a) protein), which translates to MTIAMGRAQAQRGWFDVLDDWLKRDRFVFIGWSGILLFPCAFLAVGGWLTGTTFVTSWYTHGLASSYLEGANFLTVAVSTPANSLGHSLLLLWGPEAQGDFVRWCQLGGLWTFVALHGAFGLIGFMLRQFEVARLVGLRPYNAIAFSAPIAVFVSVFLMYPLGQSSWFFAPSFGVAAIFRFLLFFQGFHNWTLNPFHMMGVAGVLGGALLCAIHGATVENTLFKDGENANTFRAFEPTQAEETYSMVTANRFWSQIFGIAFSNKRWLHFFMLFVPVTGLWMSAVGVVGLGLNLRAYDFVSQEIRAAEDPEFETFYTKNILLNEGIRAWMAPTDQPHEKFVFPEEVLPRGNAL; encoded by the coding sequence ATGACCATAGCAATGGGACGCGCGCAAGCCCAGCGAGGATGGTTCGACGTCCTTGACGACTGGCTAAAGCGCGATCGCTTTGTGTTTATCGGGTGGTCCGGCATTTTGCTGTTTCCCTGCGCCTTTTTGGCGGTAGGGGGCTGGCTGACGGGGACCACCTTTGTGACCTCCTGGTACACCCACGGCCTGGCGTCGTCGTACCTGGAAGGTGCCAACTTTTTGACCGTGGCGGTATCGACTCCGGCCAACAGCCTGGGGCATTCGCTGCTACTGCTGTGGGGTCCCGAGGCCCAGGGCGACTTTGTGCGCTGGTGCCAGCTGGGCGGGCTGTGGACGTTCGTGGCGCTGCACGGTGCCTTCGGACTGATTGGCTTCATGCTGCGCCAGTTTGAAGTAGCCCGGCTAGTGGGTCTGCGGCCCTACAACGCCATTGCCTTCTCGGCCCCGATTGCGGTGTTTGTCAGCGTCTTTCTGATGTACCCGCTGGGCCAGTCGAGCTGGTTCTTTGCGCCCAGCTTCGGCGTAGCGGCGATTTTCCGCTTTCTGCTGTTCTTCCAGGGCTTCCACAACTGGACCTTGAACCCCTTCCACATGATGGGAGTGGCGGGTGTGCTGGGTGGAGCGCTGCTGTGCGCCATCCACGGTGCCACCGTGGAGAACACGCTGTTCAAAGACGGCGAGAACGCCAACACCTTCCGTGCGTTTGAGCCCACTCAGGCCGAAGAGACCTACTCGATGGTGACCGCGAACCGATTCTGGTCCCAGATTTTCGGGATTGCGTTTTCCAACAAGCGCTGGCTGCACTTTTTCATGCTGTTTGTGCCGGTGACCGGCCTGTGGATGAGTGCGGTGGGTGTTGTGGGTCTGGGCCTGAACCTGCGGGCCTACGACTTCGTGTCGCAGGAGATTCGGGCGGCGGAAGACCCCGAGTTTGAGACCTTCTACACCAAGAACATCTTGCTGAACGAAGGCATCCGGGCCTGGATGGCACCCACCGACCAGCCCCATGAGAAGTTTGTATTCCCCGAAGAGGTACTCCCCCGTGGTAACGCTCTCTAG
- a CDS encoding photosystem I assembly protein Ycf4 — MAASVSSTQPQTLKRTVLGARRASNIFWASVLTLGGLGFALAGASSYLKTNLLPFSDPTQLVFIPQGIAMGFYGVAALGLATYLWVVIGLDVGGGYNSFDKSSNRLSIVRSGFWGENRRIEIEHPLEDVTAVRVAIKEGLNPRRTLYLRIKGRSDIPLTRVGQPIPLADLENQGAELARFLQVPLEGL; from the coding sequence ATGGCCGCCTCTGTTTCTTCGACCCAACCGCAGACTTTGAAACGCACCGTACTGGGAGCCCGCCGCGCAAGCAATATCTTTTGGGCCTCGGTACTGACCCTGGGAGGGCTGGGCTTTGCTCTGGCAGGGGCCTCCAGCTACCTAAAAACTAATCTTCTGCCGTTCTCTGACCCCACACAGCTGGTGTTTATTCCCCAGGGCATTGCCATGGGCTTCTATGGCGTGGCCGCCCTGGGCCTGGCGACCTACCTGTGGGTGGTGATTGGCCTGGACGTGGGGGGTGGCTACAACAGCTTTGACAAATCCAGCAACCGCCTGAGCATTGTTCGCAGCGGGTTCTGGGGCGAAAATCGCCGCATCGAAATTGAGCATCCCCTGGAGGATGTCACGGCGGTACGGGTCGCCATCAAAGAAGGGCTGAATCCCAGACGTACGCTTTACTTGCGGATCAAAGGGCGCTCTGACATCCCTCTGACCCGGGTGGGGCAGCCCATCCCGCTGGCTGACCTGGAAAACCAGGGAGCTGAACTGGCGCGGTTTTTACAGGTGCCCCTCGAGGGCCTCTAG
- a CDS encoding peptidylprolyl isomerase produces the protein MALYLRPFTLALAALLTLWLGACANSANLEAPPSDAAPAPGVSELAASSANLPVLEGTATVEMVVNGSPIVMELDGTNAPITAGNFVDLVNRGVYDGLVFHRVVRDPQPFVAQGGDPQSNDPSVPAQQLGTGSFIDPDTQAPRYVPLEIKPAGAAEPIYSETFEQARISAAPELPHTRGAVAMARSQAVDSASAQFYITLAELPFLDGSYAVFGYVTSGMETVDAIQQGDRIESARVIEGLENLRTE, from the coding sequence ATGGCTCTTTACCTGCGCCCCTTTACCCTGGCTCTGGCCGCGCTACTGACCCTGTGGCTGGGTGCCTGCGCTAATTCTGCCAATCTGGAAGCGCCCCCCAGCGATGCGGCTCCGGCTCCCGGGGTTTCAGAACTGGCCGCCTCGTCAGCCAATCTGCCGGTGCTCGAGGGGACGGCCACGGTGGAGATGGTGGTCAACGGTAGCCCCATTGTGATGGAGCTAGACGGTACCAATGCCCCGATTACCGCCGGTAACTTTGTCGATTTGGTGAATCGCGGCGTTTACGACGGTCTGGTATTTCATCGGGTAGTGCGCGACCCGCAGCCCTTTGTAGCCCAGGGCGGCGACCCCCAGAGTAACGACCCCAGCGTGCCCGCCCAGCAGCTGGGCACGGGCAGCTTTATTGACCCCGACACCCAGGCCCCTCGCTACGTGCCCCTAGAAATTAAGCCAGCGGGAGCGGCGGAACCGATCTACAGCGAAACCTTTGAGCAGGCCCGCATCAGCGCCGCCCCGGAGCTGCCCCACACTCGCGGGGCGGTGGCGATGGCGCGATCGCAGGCGGTGGACTCGGCCTCGGCCCAGTTCTATATCACCCTGGCGGAGCTGCCCTTTTTGGACGGTAGCTACGCGGTGTTTGGCTACGTCACCAGCGGCATGGAAACTGTAGATGCCATTCAGCAGGGCGATCGGATTGAGTCGGCCCGGGTGATCGAGGGGCTGGAGAATCTCAGGACTGAGTAG
- a CDS encoding beta-ketoacyl-ACP synthase, with protein sequence MSASLGSQEAGDRRVVVTGLGLVTALGTAAATTWKRLLAGETGIRRLQPFPELPPRPLAMVGEQPADLLDLLLPAVAEAVADAGLTLPLSDCGVVIGSSRSFQSRWEWMARQPTGGERSWLMALPHMGAIAAARQIQSLGPVLAPMAACATGLMAIFQGYELVRRGQCDRVLVGAAEAPITPLTLAGFEQLGALATTGCYPFAPRREGLVLGEGAAVLVLESEAAWLARGAPQPYGWILGAGFSADAYHRTAPDPALKGSRLALKNCLYYSGLRPEQVGYIHAHGTGTRLNDDHEARLLQAGFASPPWMSSTKGATGHTLGASGAIGAAMGLLALRHGVLPPNGGARGCGIYPQLVTEPMAYEAKVALCLSFGFGGQNGVLALGR encoded by the coding sequence TTGAGCGCATCCCTGGGTAGCCAAGAGGCAGGCGATCGCCGGGTGGTGGTGACGGGCCTGGGGCTGGTGACGGCTCTGGGAACCGCCGCCGCAACGACCTGGAAACGACTCCTGGCCGGGGAAACGGGGATTCGCCGGTTGCAGCCCTTCCCCGAGCTACCGCCCCGTCCCCTGGCGATGGTGGGAGAGCAGCCCGCAGATTTACTGGATCTGCTGCTGCCGGCGGTGGCGGAAGCCGTTGCCGATGCCGGGCTGACTCTGCCGCTGAGCGACTGTGGGGTGGTGATTGGCTCCAGCCGCAGCTTTCAGAGCCGCTGGGAGTGGATGGCACGGCAGCCCACCGGGGGCGAACGGTCGTGGCTGATGGCGTTGCCCCACATGGGGGCGATCGCTGCCGCCCGTCAGATCCAATCCCTGGGGCCGGTGCTGGCCCCGATGGCCGCCTGCGCCACGGGGCTGATGGCGATCTTTCAGGGCTACGAGCTGGTGCGGCGGGGGCAGTGCGATCGCGTTCTGGTCGGTGCCGCCGAAGCTCCGATCACGCCTCTGACCCTGGCGGGCTTTGAGCAGCTGGGGGCGCTGGCCACCACGGGCTGCTATCCCTTTGCCCCGAGGCGGGAGGGACTGGTGCTGGGGGAAGGGGCGGCGGTACTGGTGCTGGAGTCGGAGGCGGCGTGGCTGGCGCGAGGGGCCCCCCAGCCCTACGGCTGGATTCTTGGCGCTGGGTTTAGCGCCGATGCCTACCACCGCACTGCCCCGGACCCAGCGCTGAAGGGGAGTCGTTTGGCCCTCAAAAACTGTCTTTACTACAGCGGTTTGAGGCCCGAGCAGGTGGGCTATATCCATGCCCACGGCACGGGCACCCGGCTGAATGACGACCACGAGGCGCGGCTGCTTCAGGCGGGCTTTGCCTCGCCGCCGTGGATGAGTTCGACCAAGGGGGCGACCGGGCACACCCTGGGGGCCTCGGGGGCGATCGGCGCGGCGATGGGTCTGCTGGCCCTGCGGCACGGGGTGCTGCCGCCCAACGGGGGCGCTCGCGGCTGCGGCATTTACCCGCAGCTGGTGACTGAGCCGATGGCCTACGAGGCCAAGGTAGCGCTGTGTCTGAGCTTTGGCTTTGGCGGGCAGAACGGGGTGCTGGCGCTGGGCCGGTAG
- a CDS encoding isochorismate synthase, with amino-acid sequence MKGLNLSVFGYFFEGLVQYFAEPVGRIFGPDDDNYPNIGVQPFDGDAYAETVEIL; translated from the coding sequence ATGAAAGGTCTGAATCTCTCAGTATTTGGCTACTTTTTTGAAGGGTTAGTGCAGTATTTTGCTGAACCCGTCGGCAGAATCTTTGGCCCCGACGACGACAACTATCCCAACATTGGCGTTCAGCCCTTTGATGGCGATGCCTACGCAGAAACGGTCGAAATCCTCTAG
- a CDS encoding tetratricopeptide repeat protein, producing the protein MKRSHAAIALLSGLIGSWVVIPNVQAAAPAPPSPALSQFGQAPEPMPPLWVAQNGSNGLSAAQQEQVDELLRQGQARVTARDYAGAIAIYQQAAAIDRQNPRLFSGIGYLQVQQGNYGEAITAYRSAIALDGSNLAFRYGLAHSQYKNGQFDDALSTYRDILAINPREVNAHLGIGGIQIERRDFDGALATYQNLSRVAPGNAQVYEALGSLYIQQENYDQALTYLSQGLRANPNNGDLHVSVANLYLLQGNYAEATKNLREALRVAPQNANAQHQMGYVLYQQGDREAAFDFLMRAVRLNPDLIAAHALLGALLLEREQYLQAVLSYRRVVEALPEDPAAFYNLGLALHGQGLEAQALSNLELAAILYSRQGDTEGAARARELMAFWGFGR; encoded by the coding sequence GTGAAACGCAGTCACGCGGCGATCGCACTCTTGAGTGGGCTAATCGGCAGCTGGGTGGTGATTCCCAACGTTCAAGCCGCTGCCCCAGCGCCGCCATCCCCAGCCCTCAGCCAGTTTGGCCAGGCCCCAGAACCCATGCCGCCGCTGTGGGTTGCCCAAAACGGCAGCAATGGTCTCAGCGCCGCCCAGCAGGAGCAGGTGGATGAGCTGCTGCGCCAGGGCCAGGCCAGGGTGACGGCCCGGGACTATGCCGGGGCGATCGCGATCTACCAGCAGGCCGCCGCCATCGATCGCCAGAACCCCCGCCTGTTTTCCGGCATTGGCTACCTCCAGGTGCAGCAGGGCAACTACGGCGAGGCCATCACCGCCTACCGCAGCGCGATCGCCCTCGACGGCAGCAACCTGGCCTTTCGCTACGGCCTGGCCCACAGCCAGTATAAAAACGGCCAGTTTGACGACGCCCTGTCCACCTATCGCGACATTCTCGCCATCAACCCCCGCGAGGTGAACGCCCACCTGGGCATTGGCGGCATCCAAATCGAGCGCCGCGACTTCGACGGGGCCCTGGCCACCTACCAGAACCTGTCCCGCGTCGCCCCCGGCAACGCCCAGGTCTACGAGGCGCTGGGTTCCCTCTACATTCAGCAGGAAAACTACGATCAGGCCCTCACCTACCTGAGTCAGGGGCTGCGGGCCAACCCCAACAACGGCGATCTCCACGTCAGCGTGGCCAATCTCTACCTGCTTCAGGGCAACTACGCCGAGGCCACCAAAAACCTGCGCGAGGCCCTGCGGGTGGCCCCGCAAAACGCCAACGCCCAGCACCAGATGGGCTACGTGCTCTACCAGCAGGGCGATCGCGAGGCCGCCTTCGACTTCCTGATGCGGGCGGTGCGTCTCAACCCCGACCTGATTGCGGCCCACGCCCTGCTGGGGGCTCTGCTGCTGGAGCGCGAGCAGTACCTACAGGCGGTGCTCTCCTACCGCCGGGTGGTGGAGGCGTTGCCTGAGGACCCGGCTGCCTTCTACAACCTGGGGCTGGCACTCCATGGGCAGGGGCTAGAGGCCCAGGCCCTCTCTAACCTGGAGCTAGCGGCCATTTTGTACAGCCGCCAGGGCGATACCGAAGGAGCTGCCCGGGCCCGTGAGCTGATGGCCTTTTGGGGTTTTGGGCGATAG